A genomic region of Colletotrichum destructivum chromosome 5, complete sequence contains the following coding sequences:
- a CDS encoding Putative major facilitator superfamily, MFS transporter superfamily has product MKSFESTDFPADVPLVVASTSTSADVSTNKPVDERPRTSLWCILAYSAPSLPVQAFFTMFTVYLIPYLTSELGFTVSQVSLVLLAGPLSGLTAAPVMGVLSDRSGRRLGLFTTGCVAMAACQIVLAWSRELVGGDPAAARWLSAAAVYMGCVSARASIVGHRAMAIDNIPPRQQPVFNLASGLMSALGAITTLAVGLVRPSFRAITAICAVSITLSIFPLWAVRKPRGAHRRPVVRGESTRFGALSAVLSVPRAAWDAARHLPPRIRRTCKIQILSQYAWFPVSHYLSKYLQDSYVATRGEGSEAVAPEVSARAGVRVLLIAEVGAVLLQMTVVRFWDASSTSASPLRRFMDEDMVALRRVWALAFAALGVSTLAAVVFRASFAAASICAVSIMTISPLSVWVPFTIISYEAAVVHGEKDDDPSTPWGSSATFFSLHEMAITVGQGLAVLMSGVISFGIEHMDTGARNTTAFLFPPAVVAAMVAALLC; this is encoded by the exons ATGAAGAGTTTCGAATCAACAGATTTTCCCGCCGACGTTCCCCTCGTCGTGGCCAGCACAAGCACATCCGCCGATGTATCAACCAACAAGCCGGTTGATGAGCGGCCTCGCACCAGCCTCTGGTGCATCCTGGCCTACTCCGCGCCCTCGTTGCC TGTTCAAGCGTTCTTCACCATGTTCACCGTCTATCTGATA CCGTACCTCACATCCGAGCTCGGCTTCACCGTCTCCCAGGTCTCGTTAGTCCTGCTCGCCGGCCCGCTGTCCGGTTTGACGGCGGCCCCCGTCATGGGCGTCCTCAGCGACCgctccggccgccgcctcggccttttCACGACCGGCTGCGTCGCCATGGCCGCTTGCCAGATCGTCCTGGCGTGGTcccgcgagctcgtcggcggcgacccggCCGCGGCCAGATGGCtgagcgccgccgccgtctacATGGGCTGCGTCAGCGCGCGCGCTTCCATCGTCGGCCATCGCGCCATGGCCATTGACAACATCCCACCCCGGCAGCAGCCTGTCTTCAACCTGGCGAGCGGGCTCATGTCCGCCTTGGGCGCCATCACCACGCTCGCCGTTGGTCTCGTTAGGCCTTCCTTCCGGGCCATCACCGCTATATGCGCCGTCTCCATCACGCTCAGCATCTTTCCATTGTGGGCCGTCCGCAAGCCGCGTGGGGCGCATCGCCGACCCGTTGTCCGGGGAGAGAGTACCCGCTTCGGGGCGTtgtcggccgtcttgtcggtgccgcgggcggcgtgggaCGCGGCACGACATCTTCCCCCCAGGATCCGCCGCACATGCAAAATCCAGATCCTGTCCCAGTACGCGTGGTTCCCCGTCTCTCACTACTTGAGCAAATACCTCCAAGACAGCT ATGTCGCCACACGTGGAGAAGGCTCCGAAGCCGTTGCGCCGGAAGTCAGCGCGCGGGCCGGCGTCCGCGTCCTCCTGatcgccgaggtcggcgccgttcTGCTGCAGATGACGGTCGTCCGCTTCTGGGacgcgtcgtcgacatcggcgaGCCCCCTTCGTCGGTtcatggacgaggacatggTGGCGCTGCGGCGCGTGTGGGCCCTGGCCTTCGCGGCGCTGGGCGTGTCGacgctcgccgccgtcgtgttCCGGGCTTcgttcgcggcggcgtccatcTGCGCCGTCAGCATCATGACCATCTCGCCCCTGAGTGTCTGGGTGCCCTTCACCATCATCTCGTACGAGGCAGCCGTGGTTCACGGAGAGAAGGATGACGACCCGTCCACGCCCTGGGGGTCGTCTGCCaccttcttttctctccaCGAGATGGCCATCACAGTCGGCCAGGGCTTGGCTGTCTTGATGAGCGGCGTCATTAGCTTCGGAATAGAGCACATGGACACGGGAGCTAGGAACACGACGGCCTTTCTGTTTCctcccgccgtcgtcgctgccaTGGTCGCTGCCCTCCTGTGCTGA
- a CDS encoding Putative GroES-like superfamily, polyketide synthase, enoylreductase domain, oxidoreductase: MSNPALVFSSVPSGRFPQPGKDLVVKELPLPDGEGVLVRIQLASLDPFLRSQLREPSSAWTYQPALPVGEPLCTSAVGTVVRSDAAHVLPLGETVWLARVPLARYVLLEVSVAANRRLVVPIGRFVKAYSLDAGHWLGVLGVPGLTGFAGLYECGRPKAGETIFVSSAAGTVGLTVAYFSKRDGLRVVGSAGSTDKADWLRRTGLFDDAFVFGRQDSHETGEASLRRAAPEGLDLHFASVGGAQLCAAAACMKVHGRIVVCDAIDEYGGGGGGSNNTGGADDEPGGAAAPEVRWLWQPVVYKRLTISGFLVTDLAGKYMASFQQQMHEGIERDGGLPRIAPLHVAHGLDKAAEAFGDLFRCGKVMGKLLVQPSDS, translated from the exons ATGTCCAACCCGGCCCTTGTCTTCAGCTCGGTACCCTCCGGCCGCTTCCCCCAGCCGGGAAAAGACCTGGTGGTAAAAGAGCTACCCTTACCCGACGGGGAGGGCGTGCTGGTCCGCATCCAGCTGGCCTCTCTTGACCCCTTTCTGCGCTCGCAGCTCAGGGAACCCTCCTCCGCCTGGACCTACCAGCCCGCGCTGCCCGTTGGCGAGCCACTGTGCACGAGCGCCGTAGGCACCGTCGTACGgtccgacgccgcccatgtGCTCCCCCTCGGCGAGACTGTATGGCTCGCCAGGGTCCCCTTGGCGCGATatgtcctcctcgaggtgtCGGTGGCCGCTAATCGGCGCCTGGTTGTGCCCATCGGGCGATTTGTCAAGGCGTACAGCCTCGACGCGGGTCATTGGCTGGGCGTTCTTGGTGTT CCGGGACTCACGGGATTCGCCGGCCTCTATGAATGCGGCAGGCCCAAAGCCGGCGAGACTATCTTTgtcagctcggcggcgggcacggTTGGTCTCACGGTGGCCTACTTTAGCAAGAGAGACGGGCTCCGCGTCGTGGGGTCGGCCGGCTCGACCGACAAGGCCGACTGGCTCCGGAGAACTGGCCTATTCGACGACGCCTTTGTCTTCGGCCGCCAGGACAGCCACGAGACGGGTGAGGCGTCGttgcgccgcgccgccccgGAAGGGCTCGACCTACACTTTGCCAGCGTTGGCGGTGCCCAGTTatgcgccgcggcggcctgTATGAAGGTCCACGGGCGGATCGTCGTGTGCGATGCCATCGACGAgtacggcggcggtggcggcggcagcaacaacacgggaggcgcggacgacgagcccggcggCGCTGCGGCACCGGAGGTTCGGTGGCTCTGGCAGCCCGTCGTCTACAAGAGGCTGACAATCAGTGGGttcctcgtcaccgaccTGGCCGGCAAGTACATGGCGAGCTTCCAGCAGCAGATGCACGAGGGCATAGAGAGGGACGGCGGCCTCCCAAGGATCGCGCCGCTGCACGTAGCCCACGGGCTGGacaaggcggccgaggcgtttGGGGATCTTTTCCGCTGCGGCAAGGTCATGGGCAAGCTTCTGGTCCAGCCATCTGATTCTTGA
- a CDS encoding Putative mycotoxin biosynthesis protein UstYa produces the protein MALSAKVSYHPLNNIATRNDINGNETCIDDDDDDAGDGSCCDCDCHHGRRTLERRLLACTILCCALAACTLAACALALDVKSYLRLSQPVIPLGVDPWGLVPQEVGQPASWRSFYNDSRDPYWMDEDTFDSPDVVRRVVRRLKWLQNSTNIRANGRQTRYRDWDGREDALPSYHGSTPTEVFGIRSFHQIHCIIVMVEDYGLRLHGEPSQWTPGHVMHCINTMRQLTQCMADATPISLVQGAEKHLGDGQQMWCRDFDGLRRWANAPERGLRYAIVSPPGAKDVYDEIWPYPGDLGPPADLW, from the exons ATGGCTCTCTCGGCCAAGGTCTCGTATCACCCTCTCAATAATATCGCAACCCGCAACGACATCAATGGTAACGAAACCTgcattgacgacgacgacgacgatgccggtgATGGAAGCTGTTGTGATTGTGATTGCCATCATGGAAGACGGACCTTGGAGAGACGTCTCCTTGCCTGCACCATACTGTGCTGCGCCCTCGCTGCCTGCACtctcgccgcctgcgccctcgccctcgatgTCAAGTCTTATCTGAGGCTCTCGCAGCCCGTGATCCCATTGGGTGTCGACCCATGGGGCCTCGTTCCCCAGG AGGTGGGCCAGCCGGCTTCGTGGCGGTCATTCTATAACGACTCCCGAGATCCTTATTGGATGGACGAGGACACGTTCGACAGCCCGGACGTCGTCAGGCGCGTCGTCAGACGCCTCAAGTGGTTGCAGAACT CGACGAATATCCGTGCCAATGGCCGGCAAACCAGATACCGAGACTGGGACGGCAGAGAAGACGCGTTACCGTCCTATCACGGATCCACGCCTACCGAAGTCTTCGGCATTCGATCCTTCCATCAAATCCACTGCATT ATCGTCATGGTCGAGGACTACGGTCTTCGTCTGCACGGCGAGCCCTCGCAGTGGACGCCGGGCCACGTCATGCACTGCATCAACACGATGCGGCAGCTCACCCAGTGCATGGCGGACGCCACCCCGATCTCCCTCGTCCAAGGCGCGGAGAAacacctcggcgacggccagcagATGTGGTGCCGCGACTTTGACGGCCTCCGCCGCTGGGCCAACGCCCCGGAGCGCGGACTCCGCTACGCCATCGTCTCCCCACCGGGCGCCAAGGACGTGTACGACGAGATTTGGCCTTATCCGGGGGACTTGGGACCACCGGCGGACTTGTGGTAA
- a CDS encoding Putative cytochrome P450, translated as MVGNNGQDMEAAVSGGDSTTKTLTLVTAALVMIPLALVLKKLLFPDFDPREPPVLRPRLPFFGHIVSLVRESGNFYARLYKETPMPICTLPMLHGKMYVANSPSLIAAAMRHGDISFEPFQIEASAVVLDLPPHHKDKFLQPGVLGHVEKTMASNLRLDPLQRMNFAALEHLAGKLNEIDATSALSLSDGYAWIKGVLSMATTTALYGKGNMWDAEKLEDLWTFEKGIGALMLKVAPSLVASKAIAARKRMNELLQPFYKAREDENSDVAKILQERAGFFRELGMPSADLPLIEFLIPFAAILNTAPNLFWTFAEVFSEPAHVERIRREVLPLAVVADTDNRGRVATIDARALEAGCPFLHACFREVLRLYSAQIGNRRVMEDATLEDADGRQYLLKKGTNMQWSASVTHFMPEVWGDDAALFRPERFLDVDPRQEKRRRGALIPFGGGRHLCPGRYFAQTETLGFVGALALGFDVTGVKVPAAEFAPLGGATKRPVRGSAVDDINISRRKGWEDVTWEFVC; from the exons ATGGTAGGCAACAATGGTCAAGACATGGAGGCTGCAGTCAGCGGGGGCGATTCGACGACGAAAACGCTCACACTGGTGACGGCGGCATTGGTGATGATTCCGCTGGCCCTCGTGCTCAAGAAGCTCCTGTTTCCCGACTTCGACCCCCGAGAACCTCCTGTTTTGCGACCAAGGCTGCCCTTTTTTGGACATATTGTCTCTCTGGTGAGAGAGTCGGGCAACTTCTACGCCCGACTGTA CAAGGAAACTCCGATGCCGATTTGTACGTTGCCCATGTTGCACGGAAAGATGTACGTGGCAAACTCACCGTCTCTGatcgcggcggcgatgcgccACGGCGACATCTCCTTTGAGCCCTTCCAGATCgaggcctcggcggtggtTCTGGATCTTCCGCCGCACCACAAGGACAAGTTCCTGCAACCGGGAGTCCTCGGCCACGTGGAGAAGACAATGGCCTCGAATCTCAGACTGGACCCGCTACAGAGGATGAATTTTGCCGCCTTGGAGCACCTGGCCGGGAAGTTGAACGAAATCGATGCCACGAGTGCTCTTAGTCTATCCGATGGCTATGCCTGGATCAAGGGCGTCTTGTCCATGGCCACCACTACGGCTCTGTATGGGAAGGGGAACATGTgggacgccgagaagctcgaggatCTATG GACCTTCGAGAAAGGCATTGGGGCTCTGATGTTGAAGGTTGCGCCAAGCTTAGTCGCCTCCAAGGCGATTGCGGCTCGGAAGAGGATGAACGAGCTTCTTCAGCCCTTCTACAAAGcgcgcgaggacgagaactCGGACGTGGCCAAGATCCTCCAAGAGCGAGCCGGCTTTTTCCGCGAGCTCGGCATGCCGTCCGCGGACCTCCCCCTGATCGAGTTCTTGATCCCGTTCGCGGCGATCCTGAATACGGCGCCGAACCTGTTCTGGACATTTGCCGAGGTGTTTTCCGAGCCGGCCCACGTCGAGCGCATCCGGCGGGAAGTGCTACCGCTGGCGGTCGTGGCGGACACCGACAACCGAGGCCGAGTCGCGACGATCGACGCCAGGGCGCTGGAGGCCGGCTGCCCCTTTCTGCACGCCTGCTTCCGCGAGGTTCTGAGGCTGTACAGCGCGCAGATCGGCAACCGGCGGGTGATGGAAGACGCGAcgctcgaggacgcggacgGCCGGCAGTACCTGCTGAAGAAGGGCACCAACATGCAGTGGTCGGCGAGCGTCACCCACTTCATGCCCGAGGTctggggcgacgacgccgccctgtTCCGGCCGGAgcgcttcctcgacgtcgatccCCGGCAGGAAAAGCGGAGGCGCGGCGCGCTGATCcccttcggcggcggccgccaccTGTGCCCCGGCCGGTACTTTGCCCAGACCGAGACgctcggcttcgtcggcgccctggcTCTCGGCTTCGACGTGACCGGAGTCAAGGTTCCCGCGGCCGAGTTCGCGCCTCTCGGCGGAGCGACGAAACGGCCGGTAAGAGGGTCGGCggtcgacgacatcaacaTCTCGCGGCGAAAGGGCTGGGAGGACGTGACATGGGAGTTTGTATGCTGA
- a CDS encoding Putative P-type ATPase, HAD superfamily, P-type ATPase, transmembrane domain superfamily, which translates to MADNYLSPNPTHPDSRSRAASDADTIMADGSNNYNNNPFLTPSGTTAATSTAATSLDLEDADSALHPDPGTENDFRVDNNPFAFSPGQLNKLLNPKSLSAFRALGGLRGIARGLQTDVRSGLSVDETGVRSTVSFNEAVESRHDTNPASPSTEKPTSSSSTPFVDRTRVYGRNILPPKKPKSIWKLMWIAFNETVLILLTVAGVISLALGLYETLGVERPAGAPASVDWVEGVAICGAVIIVVLVGSHNDWQKEKAFVRLNTKKDDRQVKVIRSGKSDMINVNEILVGDVLHLEPGDMVPADGILIEGHEVKCDESSATGESDVLKKTAGDQVMKLLDSKQSNHDDLDPFIISGSKVLEGMGTYVCTSVGVYSSYGKIMMSVRYDIESTPLQKKLERLAIAIAKLGGGASALMFFILLFRFVASLPGDNRLPADKASTFMDLLVVAIAIIAVAVPEGLPLAVTLALAFATTKLLKENNLVRVLRACETMGNATTICSDKTGTLTTNKMTVVAGTFSTSSFTSTATADNTNEKTAGSPLHVSAWASTVPQATKELIVQSVAVNSTAFEGQEDGQSTFIGSKTETALLQLAKDHLGLQSLAEARANEQIVQMLPFDSGRKCMAAVIKLRDASKGYRLLVKGASEILLRHCSSKADLETLAVQPLTTSERESLDATINQYARRSLRTIGLVYKDYPQWPPVNVPSEDGHVKLESLLAASELVFLGIVGIQDPVRAGVPDAVRKAQHAGVTVRMVTGDNIVTAQAIATECGIFTGSQGVIMEGPTFRKLSEDDMNAILPKLQVLARSSPEDKRILVTRLKALGETVAVTGDGTNDAPALKAADVGFSMGISGTEVAKEASAIVLMDDNFASIVTALKWGRAVNDAVQKFLQFQITVNITAVLLAFITAMYDPHMEPVLKAVQLLWVNLIMDTFAALALATDPPTEKILDRPPQRKDAPLITVNMWKMIIGQAIFQLIITITLYFAGPEILGYNRNSEDQMLQLDTLIFNTFVWMQIFNEFNNRRLDNKFNVLEGVHRNKFFIFINILMVGLQVGIVFIGGRVFEIKEGGLDGTQWAISIVVAFMSLPWGVLVRVFPDIWFEKAARFVGKPFVVVYRFLGRVFGRIGGLFKRKPQKVTSDEEVPATIIVAPPDEKGRQG; encoded by the exons ATGGCTGACAACTATCTCAGCCCCAACCCCACACACCCGGACTCCCGTTCGAGGGCCGCCAGCGATGCGGACACCATCATGGCTGACGGGTCCAACaactacaacaacaacccgTTTCTCACGCCGTCCGGGACTACGGCTgccaccagcaccgccgcaacgagcttggatctcgaggacgcggacTCGGCCCTGCACCCTGACCCCGGCACTGAGAACGACTTTCGTGTTGACAACAACCCCTTTGCCTTTTCCCCCGGCCAGCTGAACAAGCTTCTCAACCCCAAATCACTCTCTGCCTTTCGAGCTCTCGGCGGTCTGCGGGGCATTGCCCGGGGGCTCCAGACCGACGTACGGAGCGGTCTCAGCGTCGACGAGACGGGTGTCAGGTCCACCGTCAGCTTCAACGAGGCGGTGGAAAGCCGACATGACACCAACCCAGCGTCTCCTTCCACGGAAAAGCCcacttcgtcctcgtcaacaccGTTTGTCGATCGAACCCGGGTCTACGGACGCAACATTCTCCCTCCCAAAAAGCCAAAGTCCATTTGGAAGCTCATGTGGATCGCCTTCAACGAGACCGTGCTCATCCTTCTGACCGTCGCCGGAGTCATCTCTTTGGCACTAGGGCTCTATGAGACTCTCGGCGTGGAACGGCCCGCAGGAGCGCCGGCGTCTGTCGACTGGGTCGAAGGCGTCGCCATCTGCGGAGcagtcatcatcgtcgtcctcgtcggctcccACAACGATTGGCAGAAGGAAAAGGCGTTCGTCCGGCTGAACACCAAGAAGGACGACCGCCAGGTCAAGGTCATTCGATCGGGGAAATCCGACATGATCAACGTCAACGAGATTCTTGTGGGAGACGTCTTGCATCTCGAGCCGGGCGACATGGTTCCGGCAGACGGTATATTGATCGAGGGTCACGAGGTCAAGTGCGACGAGTCTTCGGCAACGGGAGAATCCGACGTGCTCAAGAAGACTGCCGGTGATCAAGTGATGAAGCTGCTGGACTCCAAGCAGAGTAACCACGATGACTTGGACCCTTTCATCATCTCTGGTTCCAAGGTGCTGGAAG GCATGGGAACATACGTTTGCACGTCCGTCGGCGTCTACAGCAGCTACGGCAAGATCATGATGTCTGTACGCTACGACATCGAGTCGACGCCCCTTCAGAAGAAGCTGGAACggctcgccatcgccatcgccaagctgGGCGGGGGCGCATCCGCCTTGATGTTCTTCATCCTGCTGTTCCGCTTCGTGGCCAGCCTCCCCGGAGACAACAGACTACCGGCGGACAAGGCGTCGACCTTCATGgacctgctcgtcgtcgccattgcCATTATAGCCGTGGCGGTCCCGGAAGGGTTGCCGCTGGCCGTCACCCTCGCTCTGGCGTTCGCGACCACCAAGTTGCTCAAGGAGAACAACTTGGTTCGTGTGCTGCGGGCCTGTGAGACCATGGGTAACGCGACGACGATCTGCTCTGACAAGACGGGAACACTG ACGACAAACAAGATGACCGTCGTTGCCGGGACCTTTTCTACCAGCAGTTTCACGTCTACCGCCACAGCCGACAATACTAACGAAAAGACTGCCGGTTCCCCTCTCCATGTGTCTGCCTGGGCCTCAACCGTACCTCAAGCAACCAAGGAACTCATTGTACAATCCGTTGCCGTCAACTCGACGGCCTTTGAAGGCCAGGAAGACGGCCAGTCAACGTTCATCGGATCAAAGACCGAAACCGCTCTCCTTCAACTCGCCAAGGATCACCTGGGCCTGCAgtccctcgccgaggcccgcgcCAACGAGCAGATTGTGCAGATGCTCCCCTTCGATTCCGGGCGGAAGTGCATGGCGGCCGTTATCAAACTCCGGGACGCCTCCAAGGGCTACCGTCTCTTGGTCAAGGGCGCCTCGGAAATCCTGCTCCGTCACTGTTCATCCAAGGCGGACCTCGAGACCTTGGCGGTTCAGCCCCTGACTACCTCGGAACGAGAGTCACTGGATGCCACCATCAACCAGTACGCCCGTCGATCCCTGCGCACCATCGGCCTCGTGTACAAGGATTACCCCCAGTGGCCGCCCGTGAACGTGCCCTCGGAAGACGGACATGTGAAGCTCGAGTCGCTTCTGGCTGCCTCTGAGCTGGTGTTCCTCGGAATCGTCGGTATCCAGGATCCCGTCCGCGCCGGTGTCCCCGACGCCGTGCGAAAGGCGCAGCATGCCGGCGTCACAGTCCGCATGGTCACAGGCGACAATATCGTCACGGCCCAGGCTATTGCAACCGAGTGCGGCATCTTCACGGGGTCTCAGGGGGTGATCATGGAGGGGCCGACCTTCCGCAAGCTTTCCGAGGACGACATGAACGCCATTCTCCCCAAGCTACAGGTGTTGGCTCGCTCGTCCCCCGAAGACAAGCGCATCCTCGTCACGAGGCTGAAGGCGCTCGGCGAGACGGTCGCCGTCACGGGAGACGGCACGAACGATGCGCCGGCCCTGAAGGCGGCAGACGTCGGTTTTTCCATGGGCATTTCCGGCACCGAAGTCGCCAAGGAAGCATCGGCTATTGTTCTGATGGACGACAACTTTGCCTCGATCGTGACCGCGCTCAAATGGGGCCGCGCAGTGAATGATGCCGTTCAGAAATTCCTGCAG TTCCAAATCACCGTCAACATCACTGCTGTCCTTCTGGCCTTCATCACAGCCATGTACGACCCCCACATGGAGCCTGTGTTGAAAGCCGTTCAGCTGCTCTGGGTCAACCTCATCATGGACACATTTGCGGCGCTTGCGCTGGCAACGGATCCCCCAACCGAGAAGATACTCGACCGGCCTCCTCAACGGAAAGATGCCCCGTTGATTACCGTTAAC ATGTGGAAGATGATCATTGGTCAGGCCATTTTCCAgctcatcatcaccatcacgCTCTACTTCGCAGGTCCTGAGATCCTCGGTTACAACAGGAACAGCGAGGACCAGATGCTTCAGCTCGACACCCTCATCTTCAACACATTCGTGTGGATGCAGATCTTCAACGAGTTCAACAACAGACGGCTGGACAACAAGTTCAACGTTCTTGAGGGCGTCCACCGCAACAAgttcttcatcttcatcaacaTCCTGATGGTGGGCCTGCAGGTCGGCATCGTCTTTATCGGCGGTCGCGTCTTTGAGATCAAGGAGGGCGGTCTCGACGGCACGCAGTGGGCCATttccatcgtcgtcgccttcatGTCCCTCCCGTGGGGCGTTCTGGTCCGCGTCTTTCCGGATATCTGGTTCGAAAAGGCGGCGCGCTTCGTGGGCAAGCCGTTCGTTGTGGTGTACAGATTTCTCGGGAGGGTCTTTGGTCGAATTGGTGGGCTTTTCAAGAGAAAGCCGCAAAAGGTCACATCGGACGAGGAAGTACCAGCCACAATTATCGTTGCACCGCCTGACGAGAAGGGACGGCAGGGGTGA
- a CDS encoding Putative zn(2)Cys(6) fungal-type DNA-binding domain-containing protein, whose product MRSTRYSTSRQKACQRCASSKIKCDRKAGTCSRCRERGVACVYLQSQASAPSGPDATGLCDRARAGLGVSRNLTVGSKGASTHPRGAQQEVALGSRPGLTETILSFRVPTPERPETAEIGLIPSRQQHGASTTGSNIPARSASHPTDGLDFSHLELVCPINADDIANRWLHNFVPVPGQVTKDYTPRVSAFIHRMLKSYANSSIRGRRVPPFVHWSQLHLDSSTPLSACLASIRVCDDLEYRDGKVSAERLQREMATLFARRETEDDMALLATFQAHLVYSLVTFFRLEREACSLLPQIMMNTQELACAAARKGLACVAEQDGARPTWESWIAAEAKRRTLFTMCLLDSALLTHDGLPTHLATELRGLPAPASKSLWESRSRLDWQVVYDAHLAEWPEGGLRIDELWPMPEDLSESEVNKRRSRVDAWLEDLDEFGTMIYAVTSGTHGT is encoded by the coding sequence ATGCGGTCCACACGGTACTCTACCTCTCGACAGAAGGCTTGCCAGCGGTGCGCGAGCTCCAAGATCAAATGCGACCGGAAAGCAGGGACATGTTCCCGGTGCCGGGAGCGGGGCGTCGCCTGCGTTTATCTCCAGAGTCAGGCATCTGCTCCGTCTGGACCGGATGCCACCGGCTTGTGCGACAGAGCGAGAGCGGGACTCGGGGTATCTCGCAATCTTACCGTCGGATCCAAGGGCGCCAGTACTCATCCTCGAGGAGCCCAACAAGAAGTTGCCTTGGGTAGTAGACCAGGCTTAACAGAGACCATTCTGTCCTTCCGAGTCCCTACTCCCGAGCGACCGGAAACGGCGGAGATAGGTCTTATTCCTTCACGACAACAACATGGAGCATCAACCACCGGCAGCAACATCCCTGCAAGATCCGCGTCACATCCAACCGACGGGCTGGACTTTTCCCACCTAGAGCTTGTGTGCCCCATTAATGCCGATGACATTGCCAACCGATGGCTGCACAACTTTGTCCCCGTGCCCGGCCAAGTAACCAAGGACTACACCCCTCGTGTGTCGGCCTTCATCCACAGGATGTTAAAATCTTATGCCAACTCTTCAATCCGGGGCCGCAGAGTTCCGCCTTTTGTCCATTGGTCTCAACTGCATCTGGACTCGAGCActccgctctcggcctgTCTCGCTTCCATACGCGTATGCGACGACCTAGAATATCGAGACGGCAAGGTCTCGGCTGAAAGGCTACAGAGAGAGATGGCGACGCTCTTCGCTCGACGCGAAACTGAGGATGACATGGCTCTTCTCGCAACGTTCCAGGCACATCTCGTTTACTCCCTGGTTACCTTCTTCCGACTGGAACGAGAAGCCTGCTCTCTACTCCCTCAAATCATGATGAACACGCAGGAACTCGCCTGCGCAGCCGCCAGGAAAGGGCTCGCCTGCGTGGCCGAGCAAGACGGTGCGCGTCCCACGTGGGAGTCGTGGATAGCAGCCGAGGCCAAGCGAAGGACTCTTTTCACCATGTGTCTCCTCGACAGCGCCCTGCTTACCCACGACGGGCTTCCGACGCATCTCGCCACCGAGTTGCGGGGATTACCTGCGCCGGCGAGTAAGTCTCTGTGGGAATCGCGCAGCCGACTCGACTGGCAGGTCGTGTACGACGCCCACTTGGCAGAGTGGCCAGAGGGAGGTCTGCGCATCGACGAGCTGTGGCCTATGCCTGAAGACTTGAGCGAGAGCGAGGTCAACAAGAGGCGTAGTCGAGTTGATGCGTGGCTGGAGGACCTTGACGAGTTTGGGACCATGATCTACGCTGTCACGAGTGGGACGCATGGCACATGA